tctattttattttatttaaaaattgaaacaacatcattttatgGTTAATCCAACTAACTCGTTATCCGAGTCTTGGGTTAGGTTAGATTccaaatcaaatctaataactatgattttaatatgaatttatgTATGCAGTCATGTTTATGTAATTGTtgaactaattatatatattttatactaattatgaaagtatttttttaaaagaaaaatatagcaTATGATAAAAACCATCCACAAACATTAATTTGGCAATTTTTTTaggtagaaaataatttaaaaaaaatcgttGACACTTGTTAAGGCATGGCAGTAGCAGTCAACAATAGTAGCTAGCAGAGCTACTTAATTAGCCAGGAAGAATTAAACAGAAAATTGACAAAGTAACAGTTTTTCTTAATGATAATATATAGGAACTACTCGAGGGCATTGAACTAAGACTATTGGTTAAATTAAGAGACTAAAAACCCGATAGATTAGAATCTTGagcttattataaaaaaaataaaataaaaaaggttaggCAGTTTCAAGCAAATAAAAAGGCCTCCATTTTCCAAGTTCTTTATTGCTAAAATATATACATGGCCCCCCACCACCAGCATATGATATTAGAACGAAAGCTCCTTTTACCATTTCCCtttttcacattattttttcaaacaagtaGATGATATAGTAGCCAGCTAAGAAAACAGCGCAGCACAACAACACACcatcgaggaaaaaaaaacctattgaaTCATTTAAACCAGTGGCTTCCCCAGGACTTCAAACAAGGCTTGCTTGCAGCCTACGGATCTTCATGTTAGACAGCAATGTTTTGCTAACCTCTATTTAAGCCCTCTTTAAGGCCCTTGCTCTACTTTCTTAACTGCTCCCTATCTCTTCTAAATTTCCCTgcaaaaaaaaagcaaaataccAAGAATCGTCCCTCTTCTTTTAGCTTGTTTGCTTTGAGTGTGTATGACACACACAGACACACAGAGGCACGCGCACATAGTCTTATAGGTTGTTGGGAGAGTTAATTAATCTGGTAGCTGGCTCGTTGTGTGATGACAATGGAGGAAGCTGTTGTGGTGAACAAAGGAGATGATCTGATTGATCTGCCACCGGGTTTCCGGTTCCACCCTACAGATGAAGAGATAATAACTCATTATCTTACAGAGAAGGTGATGAATGGTTGCTTCTGTGCAAGTGCTATTGGTGAAGTTGATCTCAATAAGTGCGAGCCATGGGATTTGCCAAGTGAGTTTTCATCTTTCTACCAACTCCTAGTTTCTTTAGGGTCAATATTAAGACACCACCCTTAATCCTCTTTAATCAATCttggttttgttcattttaatttgttgctgAATTTTCGGTCCAAATGTTGAAAAAGACTTGTTTTGAACAGAGAAAGCAAAGATGGGGGAGAAAGAATGGTATTTCTTTTGCCAAAGAGACAGGAAATATCCAACTGGTATGAGAACCAATCGTGCCACAGAATCTGGGTACTGGAAGGCTACAGGGAAAGACAAGGAAATTTACAAGGGGAAAAACAGCCTTGTCGGGATGAAGAAGACTCTTGTGTTCTACAAAGGGAGAGCTCCCAAAGGAGAGAAATCAAATTGGGTTATGCATGAATACAGGCTTGAAGGCAAATTCTCGTACTATAGCCTCCCCAAGGTTGCAAGGGTATGCAACCACATGCACAAAGTTccaattttttccttcttgtaCATTTTTCTCTTGGTTGTAATTAAAGAAAGCTTAAGTTGTTACTTATTGTCACatcttttaaatgtttttcatttctttgcttTTGATTTGGTGGAGAGTTTCTTtcatggttttttgttttttgttttgctttatctatctttttgcttttgcttttgtgtGAAAGAAGAATCTGGACTGAGCATGACTCTTTTTTTGGCCATGTTTTTACAGGATGAATGGGTTGTTTGCAGGATTTTCCACAAGAGTACAGGCATCAAGAAAACCTCAATCCATGACCTCCTAAGGGTGAACtctttcggtgatgatttcttggaTTACTCCTCCCTGCCACCTTTCATGGATCCCCTTAATTACAATAGCAGGCCAAGCACCAGCAGCTTCAGCGGTGGCGATAACAATGAGTTCAAGGCAATGGCAACAAGATCATCAGATGGGAATTATTTCTCCAATACAAGCATGCTCAACAACAATCAAAACTTTGTTCAACCTCCGAATACCAGCTACCAAGCACCAAACTCCAGTTTTCACCCTCAAATTCCAGCCTCAAATCCTCTTTACACCTTTCAAACCAGTACTCCCAATATGCCTGGCTACTTGCACCAAGGAAAGAGTTCTTCTAATTCATTCCAAAACTTTCAAAACTCTATCTTCAGTGACAATGAACATTCCCTTCTAAGATCATTAGCTAGAAATAGTTATAGAGAAGCATCTGGATTGGAGAAACAGTGCAAGGTTGAGCGCTTCTCATCTAATCAATCTATGGTCAGCCTTTCACAGGACACTGGACTTAGCACAGACGTGAACACCACAGCTGAGATATCATCTGTGGTTTCAAAGCAAGAAATAGGAAGCCATGATAAGGTTTTTGAAGATCTTGAGGGTCCATCAGCTGGCCCCATTGCAGATTTGGATTGCTTGTGGGATTATTGAAGACCATAGAgaatatatgtatatgtacGCGTGGTTTAATTTgttctttaaattattaggATACATGAAtgtaacgaaaaaaaaaaaacagagagaaaaagtTCTGAGGACATATGATTTGAAACAGCCATTTCTCCATTAGCTAGCTAGGTAATTTGATTAGAGTTTGGAAAGTTCTTTGTATTGATATAATTTGTATAGATTTTTATTAGTTCATGGTGTTCCTCTTccgatttcttttttatttgattgatagATACCAAAGGAAAGATGCcatgagtgtgtgtgtgtgcgtgtctatatatatatgtgtgtgtgtgtgtgtgtacacatataagaaaatcatttattttttttgtcatatgtGCGTTTTTTCTCTTTAGATGCGAATTAATTAACGAGAGAAGTAAATAACCTCGAAATGCATTGTACTCAAAGTCCTTAATTCTGTGCACTTCGACGTCTCAGCAACTAGTCAGTGCAATTAACAAGGTAATTAAGGccttaaatgaattttaatatcatactTAACATCCATTTCTTCTAGGAGAAATGCGCAGCCAGCTTTCCTAGCTTGATTAAGGGGATTGATTTGAACTTGATTGACACCAGGATacgatttttctttcttttcttgttcgaGAAATTGACAATAGCTAAGATGGTGTCTGATTTCTCAAATTGGGCCTAGATATATGCCCCTTTCCGTCAAGGATCGATATCATGTAACAAATATAGACAACTTGCAAGAAATTAACTTGTCATTTTCTCCTTGTTAATTATCAGTAGAGACTGAATGAATGGAGGAAGGGATTCTAATGGAAGGGATGTACACTGGAATCAGTGACCTCATGTTGGATCAAGgcggttttgtttttgttttctgaacgtttttgtttttgtttttagatattttaaaaaaattaatttaaaaaaatattaaattaacatctttaatattttctaatggtttttgatgtcttgatgttaaaaacaaaaaaaaaattcattttaatatatttttaaacaatatacTATTTTGAAAACCATTTTATACCATAATCACAAATATCAATATAAGAGTTTCAAGAGAATCACGTGAAACatcttattaaaattaaaacgatATAAATCAATATCTATGTTCCCTTCACACCTGAAAAATATAAGtaacatttaattattatttcaggataaaaataactgaaaagaGAATATATCACCATCTATTTCGTACGTGTTTTGAAATGACGTAAATTTACTAAAATTCCATTTCTAAAACAAATTTGTTTTCGACATCCCTCTGGCTAAACATTGTCCTTTTTAGATCTATTCTTTTTCCGAGACATTAACCAATTGCAATAATATAGACGCGCTAAGTtcaccatctctctctctctctctctctctctctatatatatatatatatatatatatggaataatcggcatttattaaataatgatCGTGCTTAATGGGTTAAAGATGACCATCCGTTAACCTTGATTACATCTTTAACATATCCAAGCAAGCAGAACTGTGACCAGATTCTCTGTTATCTGTagtactctttcttttttattcttttctttttttcagaaCTTTTTGGATAGAAACATTTTTCAATCAAGGAGATTAGAGTGGGGCAGCTAGCTAGGTCCCTTgaattttctcctctttttaaTGAAGTTGTTTTCAAAAGGGAGATAACAGAAAACAGAAACATGTCATGGGTAAAAAGttaaagaagagagaaggagTCAAAGGAAAGAGTGGAATCGTCACTGTAAGAGAATAAAGAAGGGTAAGCTGGAACTAGGCAGGATCATGCGGAAACATGTGCACCAAGTGTAAGCCATTCAACTTCCTTTCTATTCGAAGCAAAGCTTCTGTCTAGGTCACAGACTTGCAGGAAAGCCAAGCCCCCTTTAGGGTTACTTGGTCCGTATGTTTTTGTAGTGAAAGGGAATCTAAataccatttattttattccaaGTAATTAGCATACAAGCAACACAAGCTACAGAGAGAAGCGAGCTCGCCACGGAGcttattcttcaaaaaaaaaaaaaaaacccttatttGCTGCATGAAAATATGGGGGCTGTGGAGACTAGACCTACCAATCAAGACTCTACACCTCGTTTTCACACGCAAAAGAAACACTTTGCTGTCGTCTTAGAACATAAACATGCCTTGTCTTGCTTGATTTGTCCACAATTAGCTCATCTCATTGTCATTTATTTCGTGTTTAACCTTTTAATCAACATTGATTTCACCAGATGAACCGACATGGTAACTAGATTAATCAGCAGTACTTCCACCTGGCCTGCATCTGCATATGCTTTTGTTCCTGTGCTGTCGGTTCATGTTTTTTGCAAGGTTTCACATGCATATATGGAAATTAGTAGGAACATGTCCTCACAACACTAAATTAGCTGGCTGGCTAGTATTTACTTTGCTCTATTATAGAGATTTGATTTCCGACATCATACATGCAAACATGTTAGAACTATGAGATGatcaaaaccataaaacttccttttctttctctgtatATATTTGGTATTGGGGTGTATggtagtgtatatatatatatatatatatatatatatatatatatatatatatatattttctaatattaacacatcaaaatatttaaaatcacaaaaaaaaaaaaaaaaaacatcagattAATGTTTTTAGTCTCCATGTAATGATAAAAGAGCTAGATTTGAGACTTTACGGAAATTGCCGATAAGATTAGCTAGACCGAAACTACCagaaaattgttgtttttcaacGATCTCTATCTATATCAATAAAAACCATGTATCTTTCTATGGgtaattaagattttaagagaaaattgtTAGATTTTGCTAACAATTGGTAGAACTTAATTAAGAGCCGACCAcgaatcatatatatatatagttagaaataagtttttgattaaattgaattattttttttattttaatcaaagttataatattttaacttttgaCGTATTGATTCCAACTTCTACTATGTCTCCcttgtttttcttgtgttttttttttctataatatactATATATGTCCTTTTCTTAagagttattttaaattaattttcatcaaaCATATCTATGAACTTGGTTGGAAAACTAGAGGAATATATGATAGTCAATTGATACCATTTCAGTATTCTAATTCCTTACATAATGGGACTTTCAACCAAAAACActgatgaaattaaatttagcCTATATAGAACCAAATgcttaataaaatcaagaacaCATAATCGGATTACATAATTCATGCCCTTAAGAGATTTTTTCCACCATGAACTCGtgatcaaatcaatattaaaaaaaattatattggtaTATTTATCGATAACTATTgcaagattaatatttttattgtgtatttatttgtatttgttaattttctagAGTGatctgataataaaaaaaatgatatttaaagtttaaaagctcaattttcaaaaatgatatgGAATATAATATAGTTATCTAATAATAGGATTTAGGAGTGGAGGGAATATATTTTACATCAATGAAAGATAATAATAACGCCAAAGGAGAATAGGGAGAGTTTTGGAGGGAGGTGTGTTTTGGATGATTCTTAGAGTAAAGTCTCATGATGCAAACATCTTCCCCAAACCATAGTGTAAACATAAATCCATATACAGATATTCTTTGACGTGTATAAATTATTCTGCAGAAGGAGCCATCTTAAGGCATGATGGGAAATTTCACGTAACATTGGCTTTTTGTGCAACATTTAAACCTAATGTCTTGTCAAAATGGACATAAGAGTCGTAGCATGAGAGGTTATGTGTATAATTTTGGTGGATTCACGTGTCAAGTGAAAGCACTACAATTACTTAATTTCTACTAACTcgtttttgttttagaataaCAATTGTGAGTGGaaattaaaggattaaaaagaaagattaaaaaaaggaaattaaccGACACTCCCATGCCGGTTAATTATCAACCAGAAATGAGAAATTTCCAGGAAGTTTCCGACGGGAAGCGATTTCTCATGAACGTTTTCCATTGGTGGCTCTGGCACCACATGGAAATCACAGGttctttttctcttaaattcttTTATAACCTGTGGGCAAGGTTGTTGTGTTGTGACATTTTGGAAGGTATTTGAATTCCATAATTGTGTCACATTctttatcaatttatatatgtttgtgttGTTTTCTGATAAGTTTATGGTgcttgaattaaataaataaataaataatcaattttcaatTAGAATACTTTGATGACCCTTTCCTAACCATGTCTATATACATGTGTATATTAAGGTCTAATGTACTAGATCTAACGTCAgtttattatagaaaataaagatttgttttcttatttttttagatcatgtGGGTGTTGGATTTCTGAATATTATATacatagagaaaataaaaaaaaaattatttcaaagtcTTTATGATCCTGTTAGATAGATCTAGAGTTGTGTTTGGatttattaacagaaaatcTGATctttttcagctttgaataattctttaaaaaaagggTTATCACAAATCATAAATCGTTTAATTGTCCAACTTTCAACGGTAATCTACACGAACCACCAGTAAGAAATTTTCTAAATCTTTATTTAGGAGAGATCATGGATTACTATGCCTAAAGCGCTAGCTTTTTATTATGTGATTTACGTAGTTTTTTCTGTTTGCAGACAAccacaaaaacataaaaggcATAGCTATTTATTTATAGGGAAATatgaaaaaccctataaattgataaaatatcaattttttccttgaataatatttatttattaatttaagataattctagaaattaactcaatcaagtgcttacttgatttttctagatttagaaatataatctatgtattaattatattctagtctttaatttctaaaatatattttaattaagtcatatttaattaaatcatccgAGTTTAATTTATTGACCGTGAATATTTTAGGAACAATGCTTGGATGCaataagaattttataattttaataactttataattatttttgcaaagaaattttatcCCATGgattttatctttactctaaatttataaatcaaatattagattcattaatataatattatatgaatattaaagataaactaaacctttattaatattaaatatggattttcatgaatataataatatcacatataacTAACTAATTGGCTACTTGGCATATTAAATTAACAGTGAGCAAGTGGTACGCCATGGGCTAGACTATATATAGTCGAGTCTATGACTCTAGTCTCGAActactaatatattttaaacaacaAGAGAAATTCGAGACTAGAGTCATAGACTCGACTATATTCAATAAGGTTCaataaactatgttattttaataacatgattaaaaaaaaagacaataacagTAAATCTACTGAACTAAGCAAAAACATTGACAATGATTACCTGCACAAAATGAatgctttttaatattataaaatatatcttgtcaatattttaaaaagcctCTATATAATCTTACATGATGACAAAGTGAaagttaaatgaaattttaaacaataaaattaaaaaaaatcaattttaaaaaaaaaactaaaaagaagtgagtgaatttaaagcaaaaaaaaaaaaatgaagctcaattcctaGCCAACTAAggacaaaattatataaaaaaatcaatttaaaaaaaaaacccggtaAGCTTGCCAGACTTGCATTTTAGGTCTTGAGAATGAGATAACCtaggaaaaacaattaaaaaaaaaaacttatgaaactcaattatcaaactaatccaatgttaaaaaagtaaaacgtaaaaaaaatccaatttaaaaaaaaaataataaaaaaaatatttaatttaaccaGGTTAATCCGTCTAACCTTCAATTTAACTTGTAAGACCAGGATAACCCCatagaaaagaaagtaaaaacaattacaacccAATACCAaccaactaaatattaaaaaaaataaaataaaataaaaacttatcaatttttaaaaaagatcaaatttaactcaagttaaccttTCAAACTCATGGTTTCGATCATAAGGCCACAATTACAATATAGAAggaaacctagaaaaaaaaaatcaaaaaaatcaagttctcaatcaatccaaaaataaaagataaattttaaaaaaaaatcattgaataaaaagaattcaaaacaaaacaaattaaaaagaaaaaaagaaaaaatcatttatttatttatttattttgttaatacaATGACAATTCCTCTCGTCTACttgcatctttgaaattaatGGATATATTGGGAAGCAAAACGAACATTGAAAATCATGCTGAAAAAGGGTTGGCGTTGATAATGCATCACCTCCTCCAGCGCAACTGACAGCAAATTACATCTTGTCTGTATCCAAGTCATCAAAAATTGATGTGTTAAGCTTATGCAAGCTCAATAATTAGTGTAAAGACTTGAAACTGGTAGAAAAGGACGTAATTAAATTATCTCTATATCCTTTTTTCAAGTCATTGAAAGTTGGAAAGACATTATCGGATCATTTTTGGCATCACCTTAGGAAGgaatctatttttaattatctagCATGTGATctaatgataatgataagaatttataattaaaagatttgtttttcttgtaattttaggTTTAAGTCTTATAGTTACTAATATTATAGCCactagaaatttatataatcgttaatttcagaGCCTGTTGAATTAGTTGAGGTGCGCGTAAGATGAATCAAAAActcttattaattaaaaaaaaaaaaatcatcccttCTTTCATGGTCATATCCATGCCTATCCTTCTGGGGGAGTCAGAAGATCCACTTGGAGAATTGACCTAAAACACGATGGCAACTGTGTATCTCTTCGAAGTTGAACATGATAGAGGGCTATAGAGAATAGGATCCGCCATTGATGGCGCTGCTCGCCAACACAAGCTAGCTCGAGTGCCTGTCAATATAGATTTATGATGAACAAGTTCATACAAGTTTTTATCTCAATAGTAGAACGTCGAGGATCTTCAAAGAAATTAATAACTTTCAAGAGTCTAGTACGTTTGTGTGGGCGCGCGCTTGTGGTTTGTtggatatgaagaaaaaaatgttggatgaatttgaaaatcaaataataaaaggagACCCGCATGGGTAATGCATGGTTTTGGGGTGCAAAACATGTAAATAAACCTTAAATTGAAGGGTCGAATTAagaaaatttcttgttttttatgattaatataatatagttttttttctcaaatttcgGTGGACCGAGCCTTCTCATCTTTCATATTGTTCGCCTCTCCTCATCATGATTGCTTAATACAATGTTCTCTATAGATTTTTGGGTCACAAAATTCCTATGGTGGGATCAAAGTGGCTACACATGCACTAGGATCCTGATAATTTCAACAATATACCTGtttatttcctctttttttctccttttttttttcatttttcagagAAGACTTAGctagtaataaaattaaactaaaaaaatcatatatctagCTTAATTAATACTAGTTTTTGCCCTtgctttatttaaaatattgaacaaaaataacatgtttttcatttacttttaatcaaataagtaaaaaaatatatctcacaatatttttaatcaaacatatatttttatagacacttgctctttttatttattttacatgtaaaaatacattttacaatatttttaatcaaacaaatattttttaaagcctatattttttttaaaaaaatcataattaaaaatattttttatttcaaactaaatcatgaaaaataccaCAATATGAGAAACACACTTCACCTTAgaaattaatcatattaatcAACATATTCATATTATATGAAGTACAATCAATGATGGATATTTGTTATGATTATAGGGCCACCCCACTCCATTCGAGTAATAAACAAGGACAAGAAGTTTCCTCTTGGAATATATTATTCAGGGGGTTGgaagaaatttgttttattagctAAGTTGCGACTATGAAATATAATCAATTATCTATACATGTCAATGTTTATGTGTGTATGAGATTGCAATgtaggatattttttaaaataattcatcatttaaagATATATCAACttgtattatgttttatttgttgatatcaacaaattaaaattatcaaaaaatactataaaataggtaaaaatatttataaaaaaggaaGGGTGAGCACCCATTATAGAGATGCCACGTGGTAATTCATCATAGATTCAAAGTGACTTGTTTGGTGGGCTAGAACAACTCTCCCCAATTGtgctttgaatttttgttaaatgaaaGTACACGATCGATCCCTTGAAAATGAAATCCCATTTTGGATCTACTCCAAAATTTCTAAGAGTGTCATCACTGCATTTATCTAAATTTATGAACACTTCTCATTCTTCAATGCTGCTGATTTGAATCTATGGATCTGACACCTAACTATTTGTAATTAATACATTGCTTTGCTTGTAAATATAATCTCCTTCTTTATCACCatgattcaaatttcaaaacaagaTACACATCAAGtaaaattctcatgaattttCTAATTTCGATAAGGATAGTCGCATActtgatcaaattgaaaaaaataatacttatatattttttaaaagtattttttaaaaataacatttcttagatttttatttattttttatattaacatattaaaatcatccaaaaatatctaaaaaaatgtttttttaagtgaaatataatttaaaaaacactttaaaaaataaattataatgtaaaaataaacattcacttaattttatttattacgcTCTTAAATAGACTTTCCTAGTGCCATGAGAGTGGAAAATGAAGGCTATTTTTCAAAGTTAAAATAGATTGTTCCTCTCCATCAACCCTAAATCAATGGTTGCAAATTGCACGACATAATAatcagaaaattaaattaaacttaaccctaaaaaaaatgacaacattatttattattattttataaatgacGAAgttatatatcattatttttcatattcataTATTATCCATCAAACTCTTTATATTCATGCTTTTCAAAGGCTTTTTTCTTCATATGTTGTTCCTCTCCATCAACCCAAAATTAATGGCTGCAAATTGCATGCCATAATAacccatgtttttaaaaaggtcttttttaattaaaaattatttttttttatatgttttggatattttgatgtattaatcttaaaaataatttttttttaaaaaaaaaacatcattttgatgtatttcagcatgaaaaacactttgaaaagcaaccgtgaccatactttcaaacatgcattatattaaattaaaccttaaaaaaactaaaagatgatattatttatcttaCAACCTCTGATTGATGATATACTAATTTGTCTTTACATGTAATTGTAATGATATGATCATAGGACTATGATTTTAATCACTTAATTGATGATTGAAAAAGGGGTGAGGTTGCCATAGCCATGAATACAACTAGATAAAATTAATGAACTGTAAAGTGATCTTTCATTGTATTAGGGCACCGCACTTCTAGAAACCAAGACCAGCagcttatatttatttatattaccgcATATCTACTTTATGATAAAGATTGATGGCCTAATTTTACCTTTTCGGCATGATCACACCATCAATATCTATCTAggttaataattgatttttctgttttgagGGGTAAAAAAACAAGAGGTCAATAGTCAAGTCACTCCTTCATGCATGATTGATATTGCCATGGTTTTTATGTTTGTGatatggggggggggggaattttaaaaaatatttatggtgtttatggttgatttttattgatttaataggCAAAATACAtcagaaataatatttttgtacgGGTTTAGGTAGATCATTTCCATCCATTCTAGTTAAAATTAAagcttatttgaaaaaaaaaaaaaatttaccataTAAAGTTTTTTGTAGTTTGGTGTCTATTTACTCTAATCTTCTCCCAATAATAGCACAATTTTCTTCAATACCGTGTAACGGGTTGCACCAGTTGAatagattaaaatttatttaaaagatacTGAGAAAATTACTCAAAATATATGCATTGGAAAGATTGTTTATATTAGTGTTTCCAGATATTTCTTATAACTTCACACAAAGCAGtactaattaatttactttctctcttatataaacaaatatatataagcaGTAATAACTTTGGGTTTGATCCCTGCGAAGTTGGGCTTAGATGGATCATGGGTTTTGAGAATAGTTACTCAACTATAAGAAGCCATTCATTTTAAGATCCATTAATTAAGTTGGGCTTTATACAAAAAAGGCCCAACCCACCATAACAACCTATACTTTTTCAAGTGCTATTAATACAATCACAACATAAGGCATGGCCTAACGAGGTGCTTataacctctcttttttttaagtatttttttttaaaatgattttttattttattttctaacttcaaattaaatttttttttttttgtggttttaaattgttttgatatgttggtataaaaaataaattttacaaacaaataacaaaaaacaattattttgatatatttctaagcgaaaaacacttaaaaaaaaactactaccaCAATATTAAATGGGCTCTTAgagcttgtttgtttttacttttcaaaagtattttgataaaaaaatgaatttttttaatgttttcttcaaaaaaattttaggtGCATGGGAGGCACCCACGTCATTGACGTGGCATGTGCAGCTCCAtctaaatttatcttttcaacCTTTCATTGAAATTAACTGTTTAATTCTTCAATAATCCATTCGATTAGTCTAAAATCACTCT
This genomic stretch from Populus alba chromosome 19, ASM523922v2, whole genome shotgun sequence harbors:
- the LOC118054908 gene encoding NAC domain-containing protein 100-like isoform X1, which produces MTMEEAVVVNKGDDLIDLPPGFRFHPTDEEIITHYLTEKVMNGCFCASAIGEVDLNKCEPWDLPKKAKMGEKEWYFFCQRDRKYPTGMRTNRATESGYWKATGKDKEIYKGKNSLVGMKKTLVFYKGRAPKGEKSNWVMHEYRLEGKFSYYSLPKVARDEWVVCRIFHKSTGIKKTSIHDLLRVNSFGDDFLDYSSLPPFMDPLNYNSRPSTSSFSGGDNNEFKAMATRSSDGNYFSNTSMLNNNQNFVQPPNTSYQAPNSSFHPQIPASNPLYTFQTSTPNMPGYLHQGKSSSNSFQNFQNSIFSDNEHSLLRSLARNSYREASGLEKQCKVERFSSNQSMVSLSQDTGLSTDVNTTAEISSVVSKQEIGSHDKVFEDLEGPSAGPIADLDCLWDY
- the LOC118054908 gene encoding NAC domain-containing protein 100-like isoform X2, translating into MGEKEWYFFCQRDRKYPTGMRTNRATESGYWKATGKDKEIYKGKNSLVGMKKTLVFYKGRAPKGEKSNWVMHEYRLEGKFSYYSLPKVARDEWVVCRIFHKSTGIKKTSIHDLLRVNSFGDDFLDYSSLPPFMDPLNYNSRPSTSSFSGGDNNEFKAMATRSSDGNYFSNTSMLNNNQNFVQPPNTSYQAPNSSFHPQIPASNPLYTFQTSTPNMPGYLHQGKSSSNSFQNFQNSIFSDNEHSLLRSLARNSYREASGLEKQCKVERFSSNQSMVSLSQDTGLSTDVNTTAEISSVVSKQEIGSHDKVFEDLEGPSAGPIADLDCLWDY